The following proteins come from a genomic window of Candidatus Krumholzibacteriia bacterium:
- a CDS encoding phosphoribosylaminoimidazolesuccinocarboxamide synthase, whose amino-acid sequence MSRFPALVSTSELGLEPDTRGKVRELFELDDHLLIVTTDRISAFDVVMDQPVPGRGALLTQMTLAWYALLGEELHHHLVHADAASLPAPFATHAERLEGRVMFVRRAERYDIEAVVRGYLAGSGFVDYQETGRVCGHDLPAGLVRCERLPEPIFTPATKADEGHDENIGEDRAADIVGHDAMLAIKQESLSIYETARAYAASRGIIIADTKFEFGTIDGQLTLIDELLTPDSSRYWDAEQYEAGREQDSMDKQILRNHLLTLDWDRTPPPPRLDPSILERVAAGYARIFRRLFPERAEELGL is encoded by the coding sequence CCGTTTTCCTGCGTTGGTCTCGACCTCCGAACTCGGGCTCGAGCCCGACACTCGCGGCAAGGTCCGCGAACTCTTCGAACTCGACGATCACCTCCTGATCGTGACCACCGATCGCATCAGCGCGTTCGACGTGGTCATGGACCAGCCCGTGCCCGGTCGCGGTGCGTTGCTCACGCAGATGACGCTCGCCTGGTACGCGCTGCTCGGTGAAGAACTCCACCATCATCTGGTCCACGCCGACGCGGCGTCGCTTCCCGCACCCTTCGCCACCCACGCCGAGCGGCTCGAAGGGCGGGTCATGTTCGTGCGCCGCGCCGAGCGCTACGACATCGAAGCAGTGGTGCGGGGGTATCTGGCGGGCAGTGGTTTCGTCGACTACCAGGAGACGGGACGCGTGTGCGGGCACGATCTCCCGGCCGGGCTGGTGCGCTGCGAACGTCTCCCCGAACCGATCTTCACGCCGGCCACGAAGGCCGACGAAGGCCACGACGAGAACATCGGCGAGGACCGTGCCGCCGACATCGTCGGCCACGACGCCATGCTGGCGATCAAGCAGGAGAGCCTGTCGATCTACGAGACCGCACGGGCCTACGCCGCATCGCGGGGGATCATCATCGCCGACACGAAGTTCGAGTTCGGCACCATCGACGGCCAGCTCACCCTGATCGACGAGCTGCTCACGCCCGACAGCAGCCGCTACTGGGACGCCGAGCAGTACGAGGCCGGTCGCGAGCAGGACAGCATGGACAAGCAGATCCTACGCAATCATCTCCTGACCCTCGACTGGGATCGGACCCCGCCGCCGCCGCGGCTCGATCCCTCGATCCTCGAGCGTGTGGCTGCGGGCTACGCGCGGATCTTCCGGCGGCTCTTCCCCGAACGTGCCGAGGAGCTCGGACTGTGA